One Onthophagus taurus isolate NC chromosome 11, IU_Otau_3.0, whole genome shotgun sequence genomic window carries:
- the LOC139431942 gene encoding uncharacterized protein, which translates to MYVEHSYKKSLNNLYRDTVQRRCLMKREILQNRLLMAPLAPNAVSTLLNNHPGYVLQCIPKVVQIRRVPKCYNELPVTDNSNETYFMAPLTHILSKMGEEVDCNVATLPMFQLEDKWVSMGPHPILQNPPEKLEVKEEVVFKFTPLYTFGAAGLYTQEDLVQAQDAIRFGIERNAIQSILIRRLQGKDTHGSNIDVVNLFNPSELRKFAKSTLSYLWGWFTEVGMAISGFIGIIVLFRFLKGLASVILNGYALYRTMGCGLIILASLWNNLTMWLLNKHRPQANNPDPEVPLIPIPEDASPTIPNAPSEPQTIAPKKTFYPSVTEIPTWMRPSTSTE; encoded by the coding sequence ATGTATGTCGAACATTCATACAAGAAGTCCTTAAACAATTTGTACCGAGACACCGTTCAAAGGCGCTGTTTGATGAAAAGAGAGATATTGCAGAACAGATTGCTAATGGCTCCTCTTGCGCCTAATGCCGTGAGTACCCTATTGAATAATCATCCCGGTTACGTGTTGCAATGTATTCCTAAAGTGGTACAAATTCGCCGGGTTCCTAAATGTTATAACGAATTACCAGTGACGGATAATTCAAACGAAACCTATTTTATGGCGCCGTTGACGCACATTCTATCTAAGATGGGCGAAGAAGTGGATTGTAACGTGGCGACTCTACCAATGTTTCAATTGGAAGACAAATGGGTATCTATGGGTCCGCATCCAATCTTACAAAATCCACCGGAGAAGCTAGAAGTAAAAGAAGAAGTGGTGTTTAAATTCACGCCCTTATATACCTTTGGGGCCGCTGGGTTGTACACACAAGAAGATTTGGTTCAAGCACAAGATGCGATCCGATTTGGAATCGAACGAAATGCGATTCAAAGCATTTTAATTAGACGGTTACAAGGAAAAGATACGCATGGGAGTAATATAGACGTGGTAAATCTATTCAACCCCAGTGAGCTACGAAAATTTGCGAAAAGTACCCTATCATACCTATGGGGTTGGTTTACGGAAGTGGGTATGGCTATCAGTGGTTTCATTGGAATTATAGTTCTATTCCGTTTCTTAAAAGGGTTGGCTAGCGTAATACTAAATGGTTACGCTCTATATCGAACAATGGGTTGTGGACTGATTATTCTGGCCAGTCTCTGGAATAACTTAACCATGTGGTTATTAAACAAACATAGACCACAAGCGAACAACCCTGATCCAGAAGTACCCTTAATACCTATTCCTGAGGACGCGTCTCCCACTATACCGAATGCTCCTTCCGAACCACAAACGATAGCTCCTAAGAAAACCTTTTATCCGTCTGTAACCGAAATACCAACATGGATGAGACCATCAACATCTACCGAGTAG